The proteins below are encoded in one region of Fibrella aestuarina BUZ 2:
- a CDS encoding response regulator transcription factor, giving the protein MLTDLPQSTPPKANLLYVEDDINLSFVTRDNLEAAGFAVQHCATGREGWHTFQSGTFDLCLLDVMLPETDGFALAQQIRAVDTNVPILFLSARTDRADRLTGLRLGADDYLTKPFSIDELLLKIEVFLKRSGRKPAPDVPAPTRWQPGGVPLGTYRFDRANLTLHRAERTHELTQREADVLAYLLARPNAVVRRDDLLRAIWGDDDYFMGRSLDVFVSRLRKRLAADPSLRIDAVHGVGFRLVV; this is encoded by the coding sequence ATGCTGACCGATTTGCCGCAGTCAACGCCACCTAAAGCGAATCTGCTGTATGTGGAAGATGACATCAACCTGAGCTTCGTCACGCGTGACAACCTCGAAGCGGCTGGGTTTGCGGTGCAGCATTGCGCCACCGGCCGCGAGGGCTGGCACACCTTCCAATCCGGTACGTTCGACCTTTGCCTGCTCGATGTGATGCTGCCCGAAACGGATGGCTTCGCGCTGGCGCAGCAGATTCGGGCGGTCGATACCAACGTACCCATCTTGTTTCTGAGCGCCCGCACCGACCGCGCCGACCGCCTGACGGGCCTGCGCCTCGGTGCCGACGATTACCTGACCAAGCCATTCAGCATCGACGAACTACTACTCAAAATCGAGGTATTTCTCAAACGAAGTGGCCGAAAACCAGCGCCGGACGTACCTGCACCGACCCGCTGGCAGCCCGGTGGCGTGCCGCTGGGTACGTATCGTTTCGATCGGGCGAATCTGACGTTGCACCGTGCAGAACGTACCCACGAACTAACCCAGCGCGAAGCCGACGTACTGGCCTACCTGCTGGCCCGGCCCAACGCGGTGGTGCGACGCGACGACCTGCTGCGGGCCATCTGGGGCGACGACGATTATTTCATGGGACGCAGCCTCGACGTGTTTGTGTCGCGGCTGCGAAAACGGCTGGCGGCCGATCCGAGCCTGCGCATCGACGCGGTCCACGGCGTTGGTTTTCGGCTGGTCGTCTAA